Within Desulfolithobacter dissulfuricans, the genomic segment GTTGGCGTTTTCCCGCACCAGCAGGTTATGCTCCAACCCCTTGCGGACCGTGCGGAACAGCCCTGCCTTGTCAAAGGGCTTGGTGATGAAATCATAGGCCCCGGCCTTGATGGCCTCGACCGCGGTTTCGATACTGCCATAGCCGGTCATCATGATCACGGTTATGCATCTGTCCGCCCGCTGCAGCTTTTCCAGCATCTCGAAGCCGTTCATTTCAGGCATCTGGATATCGAGCAGGACCAGGTCGATGGACTTGGAGGCCACCAGGTCCAGGGCCTCCACGGTGTCCACGCGGGTGAAGATCGAAAGCCCGGGAAATTCCCGACCAAGCATCCGTTTCAACCCCTGGAGGAGGTCCGGCTGATCATCCACTATCAAAATGTTCTGCAATACCAAATCGTTTTCCATAAACTCTCTCGTACCTTACCGTCCATCGTTGGCTCAGCGTGCCCCGGAAGGCTGCACCGGCAGGATAATGGTGAAACGGGTCCACTTGCCCGGTTTTGATTCCACCTGAATATCGCCGTCGTGGTCCCGGACGATCCCGTAGCTGACCGACAACCCCAGCCCGGTGCCGCCGCTCTGGGACTTGGTGGTGAAAAAAGGATCAAATATTTTGTCCACCACCTCCCGGTCGATGCCGCGGCCATTGTCCTCCACCGTGACCACCAGCCGGTTATCCTCAGCCTCATAACGGCTCACCACCAGGATGACGCCCTCATCGTCAATGGCGTGGGCCGCGTTCATCAACAGGTTCAGGAAGACCTGTTTCATCTTGTCAAGATCAAGAAAGATATCGGGCAGCTCATCCTCGAGATGGAGGGTCAGGCGGATTTTCTGCTTGAGAAACTGCTGCCGCACCAGGGCCACCACCTCTTCGATGGCCCGGTTGATGGAGCCGTGGCGCTTGTCGGTCTTCTGGCTCCGGGAGAAGTTCAGCAGGTCGGTGACAATCCGCTGGCAGGACCGGGCGTGTTTCTCGATAACCCGGATGTCCTCGAGGACAGATGGATCAAGGTCCTCGTTGTCTTCGAGCAGGTTGTCGGTGTAACAGAGGATGATCCCCAGGGGATTGTTGATCTCATGGGCAACGCCTGCGGCCAGCTGGCCGAGGGAAACCAGTTTTTCCGTCTGCTGGATTCGCTGCTCCACCTGCTTTTTCTCCGTGATGTCCTTGGCATAGCAGACCACGTTACGGACCTCGCCCCGGTCGGAGAACAGAGGGTAAAAATTGACCTCATAGATGTGGCCGTCCCGGCCGTCAATCTGTTCCACCACCGGCGTCTCGGGCAGCTGGGCAAGCGGGGTTCTGCAGGCGGTGAAGGGACAGGGGTTCTTCAGGGGCAGCTCGATGAGGGAGCGGTTGAGAATCTCTTCCAGATGCAGCCCGTGCCGGTCGAGAAAGGCCTTGTTGACCATCTTTATCCGGTACTCGGCATCGAGCAGGATCACCACGTCGGTGATCCCGTCGAATACCGACTGGAGCAGTTCCTTGCTCTCGACGAGCCGGGCAATATTCTGCAGGCTCTCGATGGTGATGCCGATCTGGTGGCCGATGGAGAAGAGCAGTTCCTGAAGCTGGACATCCACCTCCTCCAGGTCGCGGCCGACAAAGGTCATGACGCCCAGGACCTGGGACCGGCAGCAGAGCGGGACATTGAAGTTGTTCACCAGCACAGCCTCCTCCCCGGTCAGACTGAGGCGGCTGCAGGCCGCCTCCTGGATAAACCGGTCAAAATCAAGCATCTTCTCGTCCAGAAAGGGAAGGCAGACCAGGGGATCAAAGGGGATGGTCTCATCAAGAATCTCAGCCCGTTCCCGGCACTGGAGGACCAGCCTGGCCCGCTGCCGGTCAAGCAGATAGATTCCCGCCCCTTCGGCCGGGATGACCTTGAGGGCCTGCTGCAGTACCTTGGGCAGAATATCGGCCAGATGAACAGACTGGGTAATCAGCTCGCTGATGGTATTCAGGGTCCGCAGCTCCTGGCCGCGGGTGATCACCTTTTCCCGCAGGCTCTGTTCCGAGCGCCGCAGGGCCAGGGTCCGTTCCTCCACCTTTTTCTCCAGATTCTTGGCATAATCCTCGAGCTGGTGCCGGGTCGTACGGAGATGGCGGGCCACCGCCTGGACCGAGGCCGCCAGTTCGCCGAACTCGTCTTTTGTCCGGGCCTGCTCATAGAGCTGGACGCCGTATTCGTCGCGCAGGTTGTCGCGGAAGATCTCCAGCAGGCCGCGCAGGTCGCGGATAATGAGTTTATTGAAGAAAAACCAGACAATACCGTAGAGGAGAAAAACGGAAATAAAGGTTGTGCAGAAAACCTTCCAGGCCACCTCCATGATGGGCACCAGGCCCACGTCCACCGGCACCCCGACACTGACCACCCCGCTGACCACGTCCAGCCGACGGCCAAAACCACGCTCATTGCCATACAGATCGACAACAGCCTGCGGTGCATCGTCGGGATCTCCGTGGCAACGGAAACACGGCGGGGTAAAGCGCACCGGCCGGAAACGCATGTACATGTGCCGGCTCCCTGATTTTACAATCCCGTGCCAGTCGTCTTCCTCGGGATGTTCGGCAAAGTAGTTGATCTTTGCCAGCTCAAGATCATTGGCCTCGAATTTCGGATTGCGGGCATTGATGGCCACCCGCCGGTAGGCAAAGGAGGGCAGTTTGTCCTGGAAACGATCCATCACCACCCTGCCGATGTACGAGGTGGACATGGCCTCGAGAACAAACGTTTCATCACCGAGCACCTCATACATCTTCGGCCGGAGTACCTCCCGCACATACCCCCTGGTTGACTCCACGGCCGCCATGATCAGTTCTGTCTTCTGATAGACATCCTCTTCAAGCAGTTTCTTTTCGTGCAGGTAGAGAAAGGCGGTCACCACGATACAGAAGCAGATGAAGATACAGGCCAGCCCGAGCATAAACCTCGACTGCAGGCCGATGGAGGAGTTGCTGATGCCGGAAGAAAGGGTGTGGTTCTGTTCCATGATTGTCTTTCCTTTTCACTTCATATCGCGGACAGGCCGGGAAAGAAAACGATGGCTGCCTCCCGGCGTACACACTGCATCCACGCGGAGGC encodes:
- a CDS encoding c-type heme family protein is translated as MEQNHTLSSGISNSSIGLQSRFMLGLACIFICFCIVVTAFLYLHEKKLLEEDVYQKTELIMAAVESTRGYVREVLRPKMYEVLGDETFVLEAMSTSYIGRVVMDRFQDKLPSFAYRRVAINARNPKFEANDLELAKINYFAEHPEEDDWHGIVKSGSRHMYMRFRPVRFTPPCFRCHGDPDDAPQAVVDLYGNERGFGRRLDVVSGVVSVGVPVDVGLVPIMEVAWKVFCTTFISVFLLYGIVWFFFNKLIIRDLRGLLEIFRDNLRDEYGVQLYEQARTKDEFGELAASVQAVARHLRTTRHQLEDYAKNLEKKVEERTLALRRSEQSLREKVITRGQELRTLNTISELITQSVHLADILPKVLQQALKVIPAEGAGIYLLDRQRARLVLQCRERAEILDETIPFDPLVCLPFLDEKMLDFDRFIQEAACSRLSLTGEEAVLVNNFNVPLCCRSQVLGVMTFVGRDLEEVDVQLQELLFSIGHQIGITIESLQNIARLVESKELLQSVFDGITDVVILLDAEYRIKMVNKAFLDRHGLHLEEILNRSLIELPLKNPCPFTACRTPLAQLPETPVVEQIDGRDGHIYEVNFYPLFSDRGEVRNVVCYAKDITEKKQVEQRIQQTEKLVSLGQLAAGVAHEINNPLGIILCYTDNLLEDNEDLDPSVLEDIRVIEKHARSCQRIVTDLLNFSRSQKTDKRHGSINRAIEEVVALVRQQFLKQKIRLTLHLEDELPDIFLDLDKMKQVFLNLLMNAAHAIDDEGVILVVSRYEAEDNRLVVTVEDNGRGIDREVVDKIFDPFFTTKSQSGGTGLGLSVSYGIVRDHDGDIQVESKPGKWTRFTIILPVQPSGAR